The region GGGGGATGCATCCGTTACCGGCTGCGGTCATCTACTTGACCGACGGCATCGGCCCGGCCCCGGAGACTATGCCATTCCCCACCCTCTGGGTGCTGACCCGGGAAGGGGAGCGGCCGGTACCGTGGGGGGTGGAATTGCGGCTGGACGTATAATTAACAAATCTGCCACAGAGACACGGAGACACAGAGAAAACCCCACAACAAATTTACATGGATGAACAGGATGAAGGGGATAAAGCCTTAAACCCGGTTGTAAGTAAAATCTTTGTCTTTTTTGTGCTGTTTATCCTGTTCATCCATGTAAAGATTGCTTTTCTCTGTGAACCTCTGTGTCTCCGTGTCTCCGTGGCAGATTTTTTGAAGGGAACTTTTATGGACGAATTCAAACCGATGACCGCGGAGTCGGTCGGGAGCCTGCTGGAAGAGGCGGGGGCCGAGGTGATGGTGCGCTCCGGGAGGAGCGAGAGCTATGGTGCCCCGCGGGAGTTCTCCTTCGAGGTCAAGGCCACGTTCCCCAACGGCATGGGGCTGCACGTGGTGGCGCGCCAGTTCAACTACCGCGACCCCTGGGAGGCCCGGGGGAGGATCAACGACATGGTGGATGTGTCGCTGCTGCGTGCCGGCAGCTATACCTGTCTACCCAAGGGCTTCGATTATTTCCAGGGTGTCGATGAGGAGTGCGGGCTGGATGAGGAACGGCTGAAGGAGGTGATCGCCTGCGTCAGCGGCCTGAACCCCAAGCTCTACCTGTTGCAGGAGATGACCGGCGATCTATGAGGTTGTTGAAAAACAGCCATCTCGCCGCCATCCTCGAAGACCCTTTCGTGCGGCGTAGCGCCCCTCATCCTATCCTTCTCCCAGAGGGAGAAGGGATACCATTACCCTCTCCCTCTGGGAGAGGGAGGCCAAAGGCCGGGTGAGGGCCTCATCAGGGCTTGTCGAGCGGGTGCGACGATCTGACCATTTTTGAACAACCTGGATTTTTCATCAGCCCGCTACAGCAGGCTCCACAGCATCTTGGTCGCCATGACGATCAAGAGCAGGGCGAAGAATTTTTTCAAGCGGGGCACCGGCAGGCTGTGGGCCAGTTTGGCACCCAGGGGGGCCGTGGCGAAGCTGGCGCAGGCCACCCCCGCCAGCGCCGGGAGATAGACGAAACCGATGCTGTGGCTGGGCAGCGCCGCGGCCGACAGGCCGTTGACCCCATAGCCGACCGCCCCGGCCAGGGCGATGGGAAAGCCGACCGCAGCGGAGGTGCCGATGGCGCTATGCATGGGGACGTTGCACCAGAGCAAAAACGGCACGGTCATGGTGCCGCCGCCGATACCCACCAGGCTGGAGACGCCGCCGATCAGGCCGCCGACGCCGGAGGTGCCGACCGCGCCGGGGAGTTGCCGGCGGGCTTTGGGCTTGATGCCCAGCAGCATCTGGCTCGCCACGTAGTACAAAAACGCCACGAAGAACCCCTTGAGAAAGCCGGTGGTGAGGCGTGCCGCCAGCCAGGAGCCGAGGAGGGTCCCGGCCAGGATGCCGGGGGTTATGCGCCGGACCACCCCCCAGTCGACCGCCTTGCGGCCGTGGTGGGCCCGCATGCTGGAAACCGAGGTGAACATGATGGTGGCGAGCGACGTGCCCAACGCCAGGTGCAGGATATACGCGGCCGGCAGCTGCTGGGCCGTGAACAGGAAGGTGAGCATCGGCACGATCACCAAGCCGCCCCCCACCCCCAAAAGCCCCGCCAGGATGCCGGCAAAGCCGCCAAGGGCAAGGTACGAAAGCCAGAAGGTCAACATTTGAGTCTCCCGCCACCGGGGCCTGACGCCCTCAACTTCAACAGACTTTTGAAAAACACTGGTTGTTCAAAAATAGTCAGATCGTCGCACCCGCAGAAAGTCATGAGGAGGCCCTCACCCGGCCTTTGGCCACCCTCTCCCAGAGGGAGAGGGTAATGGTATCCCTTCTCCCT is a window of Geobacter sp. FeAm09 DNA encoding:
- a CDS encoding sulfite exporter TauE/SafE family protein, which produces MLTFWLSYLALGGFAGILAGLLGVGGGLVIVPMLTFLFTAQQLPAAYILHLALGTSLATIMFTSVSSMRAHHGRKAVDWGVVRRITPGILAGTLLGSWLAARLTTGFLKGFFVAFLYYVASQMLLGIKPKARRQLPGAVGTSGVGGLIGGVSSLVGIGGGTMTVPFLLWCNVPMHSAIGTSAAVGFPIALAGAVGYGVNGLSAAALPSHSIGFVYLPALAGVACASFATAPLGAKLAHSLPVPRLKKFFALLLIVMATKMLWSLL